Proteins encoded together in one Campylobacter peloridis LMG 23910 window:
- a CDS encoding MacB family efflux pump subunit, with translation MIHLENIQKSINATPILKNINLSIQKGEFVAIIGQSGSGKTSLLNIIGTLDEPSSGKYFLDEFEVTNLSKDEKARLRREKIGFIFQRYNLLSLLNAKDNVALPAVYAGKSKQERSQKAKELLAFLELDHKEFSKPNELSGGQQQRVSIARALMNGGELILADEPTGALDSKSGKIVLEILTKLNEQGHTIVLVTHDKEIAAKAKRIIEIKDGIIISDSKASTLQTPNSKTMPKERKNFNLLKNQIFESFTMSLSSIIAHKLRSLLTMLGIIIGIASVVCVVALGLGAQQSILASISSIGTNTIEVVSGRGLGDIRSGRTRLNLSDLKTLSSLSYLEAVEADVGKIGVVTYKNNSLQARIYGVGPNHLRLRGLVNTAGRFINNEDIKENTNICIIDENALRILFDNMSAANVLGKSIIFNKQPLTIVGVLKKERDNKGFRADENTIKIYTPYTTLMNKITGDKQIRAIVTKVKDDVNPALAEEAMVKILEIKRGQKDFFTINSDAIKNAIEENTATLTLLISSIAVVSLIVGGIGVMNIMLVSVSERTREIGVRMAIGARKEDILMQFLIEAVLICSFGALFGVMLSFVIIEVFNSLNIGFTMILSLNSVFLGLLSSVLIGLIFGFFPAKNAANLNPINALSKE, from the coding sequence ATGATACATTTAGAAAATATCCAAAAAAGCATTAATGCTACCCCTATACTAAAAAACATAAATCTTAGCATACAAAAAGGTGAATTTGTAGCTATTATAGGCCAATCAGGAAGCGGTAAGACTTCGCTTTTAAACATCATAGGCACACTTGATGAACCAAGCTCTGGGAAGTATTTTTTAGATGAATTTGAAGTTACAAATTTAAGCAAAGATGAAAAAGCAAGGCTTAGACGCGAAAAAATCGGCTTTATTTTTCAGCGTTATAATTTATTAAGCTTATTAAATGCAAAAGACAATGTCGCTTTGCCCGCTGTTTATGCAGGTAAAAGCAAACAAGAACGCTCACAAAAAGCTAAAGAATTGCTTGCATTTTTAGAACTTGATCATAAAGAATTTTCTAAACCCAATGAATTAAGTGGCGGACAACAACAAAGAGTTTCTATAGCAAGAGCTTTGATGAATGGTGGGGAGCTTATTTTAGCTGATGAGCCAACGGGTGCGCTTGATTCTAAAAGCGGAAAAATCGTTTTAGAAATTTTAACCAAGCTTAATGAGCAAGGCCATACCATAGTCTTAGTAACACACGATAAAGAAATAGCAGCCAAAGCTAAAAGAATCATAGAAATTAAAGATGGCATTATCATAAGCGATAGCAAAGCTAGCACCTTACAAACCCCAAATTCAAAAACCATGCCAAAAGAAAGAAAAAATTTCAATCTTTTAAAAAACCAAATTTTTGAAAGCTTTACTATGTCGCTTTCTTCTATCATCGCGCATAAATTGCGTTCTTTGCTTACTATGCTTGGTATTATTATAGGTATAGCTTCTGTAGTTTGTGTGGTGGCTTTAGGACTTGGAGCCCAACAAAGCATATTAGCTTCCATAAGCTCCATTGGAACCAATACCATAGAAGTAGTTTCTGGAAGGGGCTTAGGCGATATAAGATCAGGCAGAACAAGGCTTAATTTAAGCGATTTAAAAACCTTAAGTTCTTTGTCTTATTTAGAAGCAGTAGAAGCTGATGTTGGTAAAATAGGCGTTGTAACTTATAAAAACAATTCTTTGCAGGCTAGAATTTATGGAGTAGGGCCAAACCATTTAAGGCTTAGAGGGCTTGTAAATACAGCAGGCAGGTTTATCAATAATGAAGATATAAAAGAAAATACCAATATTTGCATTATCGATGAAAATGCTTTGCGAATTTTATTTGATAATATGAGTGCGGCAAATGTTTTAGGCAAAAGTATAATTTTTAACAAACAACCCTTAACTATAGTCGGAGTTTTAAAAAAAGAAAGGGATAATAAAGGCTTTAGGGCTGATGAAAACACCATAAAAATTTACACCCCTTATACTACCTTGATGAATAAAATAACCGGTGATAAACAAATAAGAGCCATAGTTACAAAGGTAAAAGATGATGTAAATCCGGCTTTAGCCGAAGAAGCTATGGTAAAAATTTTAGAAATCAAACGCGGACAAAAAGACTTTTTTACTATAAATTCAGACGCCATTAAAAACGCCATAGAAGAAAACACTGCCACACTAACCTTGCTTATCTCATCTATTGCGGTGGTTTCTTTGATAGTTGGGGGCATAGGGGTTATGAATATTATGTTAGTTTCAGTGAGTGAAAGAACAAGAGAAATTGGCGTTAGAATGGCTATTGGGGCTAGAAAAGAAGATATTTTAATGCAGTTTTTAATAGAAGCGGTTTTAATCTGTTCTTTTGGAGCACTTTTTGGGGTAATGCTTTCTTTTGTGATTATTGAAGTGTTTAATTCTTTAAATATAGGCTTTACCATGATACTTTCTTTAAATTCGGTATTTTTAGGACTTTTAAGTTCGGTTTTAATCGGCCTTATTTTTGGCTTTTTTCCTGCAAAAAACGCAGCCAATTTAAACCCTATCAATGCTTTATCAAAGGAATAA
- a CDS encoding major antigenic peptide/PpiC-type peptidyl-prolyl cis-trans isomerase, translating to MKKISLVAAALLTGLSLNAAVVATLDGQNITDTQVNEFFAPMLRGAKITDLPADQKKAVIDQYIVQQLVLKDAKAQKIENDPLYKEELERAKEAILVNIYQKKIFDSIKTNETKAKKYYDDNKAQFVKPAQVKARHILVTDEKEAKDIISQLNKLSGKALTDKFAQLAKEKSIDKGSSAQGGELGWFAESTMVKPFADAAFSMKKGTISKTPIKSDFGYHIILKEDARAKSTMSFNEVKAGIENNMKMEEFKELLNKKAEELHKKAKVEYK from the coding sequence ATGAAAAAAATTTCTTTAGTTGCTGCGGCTTTATTAACAGGTTTAAGTTTAAATGCTGCAGTGGTTGCAACTCTTGATGGACAAAACATCACCGATACTCAGGTGAATGAATTTTTTGCTCCTATGTTAAGAGGTGCTAAAATTACTGATTTACCAGCTGATCAAAAAAAGGCTGTTATTGATCAATATATCGTTCAACAACTTGTATTAAAGGATGCTAAAGCTCAAAAAATAGAAAATGATCCTTTATATAAAGAAGAATTAGAGCGTGCTAAAGAAGCTATTTTAGTAAATATTTATCAAAAGAAAATTTTTGATTCTATTAAAACTAATGAAACAAAAGCTAAAAAATACTATGATGATAATAAAGCACAATTTGTTAAGCCAGCTCAAGTAAAAGCTAGACATATCTTAGTAACTGATGAAAAAGAAGCTAAAGATATTATTTCTCAACTTAACAAATTAAGCGGAAAAGCTTTAACAGATAAATTTGCCCAACTTGCAAAAGAAAAATCAATCGACAAAGGCTCTTCAGCTCAAGGTGGCGAGCTTGGTTGGTTTGCTGAATCAACTATGGTAAAGCCATTTGCTGATGCAGCTTTTTCTATGAAAAAAGGAACTATTTCTAAAACTCCTATTAAAAGTGATTTTGGATACCATATCATCTTAAAAGAAGATGCTAGAGCAAAAAGCACTATGAGTTTTAATGAAGTAAAAGCAGGTATCGAAAATAATATGAAAATGGAAGAATTTAAAGAGCTTTTAAATAAAAAAGCAGAAGAACTACATAAAAAAGCAAAAGTGGAATACAAATAA
- the gltS gene encoding sodium/glutamate symporter, with translation MKFDFYATLVVMVAVLLLGVFVIKRVKFLRDYNIPEPVVGGGIAAIILLILHSAFSLNIKFDESMKDPLMLAFFSSIGLLADFASLKKGGRKLAIFLVVVVGLLFAQNIVGIGVASAMGQNPLMGLIAGSVTMSGGHGTGAAWAAEFIKEPYLYSSATTVAIACATFGLISGGIIGGPVARYLVNKYKLVVPKQNDDKDAILNFQSPEKERLITPSSFIESLALIALCLLIGSALSSYIKTNTGFTLPTFVYCLFVGVILRNVLSATKIHHVFDREVSVLGNVSLSLFLALALMTINLWDLVTLALPMLVILVVQVAMMAAYAIFVTFRVCGKDYDAAVLAAGHCGFGLGATPTAMVNMQTVTNHYGMSHMAFIIVPLVGAFFIDIVNALVINAFLYLPFFH, from the coding sequence ATGAAATTTGATTTTTATGCAACATTAGTTGTTATGGTTGCAGTATTATTGCTAGGTGTGTTTGTTATAAAAAGAGTAAAATTTTTACGCGATTATAACATTCCTGAGCCAGTGGTAGGTGGCGGTATTGCTGCTATTATTCTTTTAATTTTACATAGTGCTTTTTCATTAAATATCAAATTTGATGAATCTATGAAAGATCCTTTAATGCTAGCATTTTTTTCAAGTATAGGTTTATTAGCTGATTTTGCTTCACTAAAAAAAGGTGGTAGAAAATTAGCAATATTTTTAGTTGTTGTTGTAGGCTTGCTTTTTGCACAAAATATAGTTGGTATAGGTGTGGCAAGTGCTATGGGACAAAATCCACTAATGGGACTTATCGCAGGTTCTGTTACAATGAGTGGCGGTCATGGAACAGGTGCAGCTTGGGCAGCAGAATTTATAAAAGAGCCTTATTTATATTCAAGTGCAACGACAGTTGCTATTGCTTGTGCTACTTTTGGACTTATTTCAGGTGGTATTATAGGTGGACCAGTGGCAAGATACTTAGTAAATAAATATAAGCTAGTAGTTCCAAAACAAAATGATGATAAAGATGCGATTTTAAATTTCCAATCTCCAGAAAAAGAAAGATTAATCACGCCATCATCTTTTATAGAGTCTTTAGCGTTAATTGCTTTATGTTTACTAATAGGTAGTGCTTTATCTAGCTATATAAAAACAAATACAGGTTTTACTTTGCCAACTTTTGTGTATTGTCTTTTTGTAGGGGTAATTTTAAGAAATGTTTTATCAGCTACAAAAATACACCATGTATTTGATAGAGAAGTTTCAGTTTTAGGTAATGTAAGTTTATCTTTATTCTTAGCTTTAGCTTTAATGACTATCAATCTTTGGGATTTAGTAACTTTAGCTTTACCAATGCTAGTAATTTTAGTAGTTCAAGTTGCTATGATGGCTGCTTATGCTATATTTGTTACTTTTAGAGTGTGTGGAAAAGACTATGATGCAGCGGTTTTAGCAGCTGGACATTGTGGTTTTGGTTTAGGGGCAACTCCTACTGCTATGGTAAATATGCAAACTGTTACAAATCATTATGGAATGAGCCATATGGCATTTATTATAGTTCCTTTAGTTGGAGCATTTTTTATAGATATAGTAAATGCTTTAGTGATTAATGCTTTTTTATATTTACCTTTCTTCCATTAA
- the nth gene encoding endonuclease III — protein MKRNLEIKKLFLEHFGQAKTELVFTNAYELIVCVMLSAQCTDKRVNLITPALFKAYPSVQDLAKANLSSLKLLINSCSFYNNKAQNLIKMAQAVCERFNGEIPMNEQDLKTLAGVGQKTAHVVMIEWCGANCMAVDTHVFRVSHRLNLSKAKTPEETEKDLTKIFKDNLNYLHQAMVLFGRYTCKAKNPLCKECFLNYLCKSKDKKD, from the coding sequence ATGAAAAGAAATTTAGAAATTAAAAAATTATTTTTAGAGCATTTTGGACAAGCAAAGACAGAATTAGTTTTTACTAATGCCTATGAACTTATAGTTTGTGTTATGCTTTCAGCTCAATGCACCGATAAAAGAGTAAACCTCATAACTCCTGCTTTATTTAAAGCTTATCCTAGTGTGCAAGATTTGGCCAAAGCAAATTTATCAAGCTTAAAACTTTTGATTAATTCTTGCTCTTTTTATAATAATAAAGCTCAAAATTTAATCAAAATGGCTCAAGCAGTATGCGAACGATTTAATGGTGAAATTCCCATGAATGAACAAGATTTAAAAACTCTAGCAGGAGTAGGACAAAAAACCGCACATGTAGTGATGATAGAATGGTGCGGGGCTAATTGCATGGCTGTAGATACGCATGTATTTAGAGTTTCTCATAGACTCAATCTTAGCAAAGCAAAAACTCCCGAAGAAACTGAAAAAGATTTAACTAAAATTTTTAAAGATAATCTTAACTATCTTCATCAAGCCATGGTTCTTTTTGGACGCTACACATGCAAAGCTAAAAATCCTTTATGTAAAGAGTGTTTTTTAAATTATTTATGTAAAAGTAAGGATAAAAAAGATTAA
- a CDS encoding TolC-like outer membrane efflux protein — MRIFLLVFFILFFNACVGVKLEQINQEKIQNEKFEEFNASKPWWEKYNNKELNYLLQAIIDNNKDINLARINLLSSLSKYKLLKLDFYPTLSGNLGANIRKNLNSGLSNHDFSNGIMLNYELDIYGKISDQISSSMFLAKASEYELQKLKLDVVNIAINSIFELIYFNDVDILLNNHLKNLEQMLEIYTAKLDYGKAEYIDLLNIKKSLLNTKQNIISNLQNKEEIYKNLKDLLGGKNTALIDKMLHYSLDDFTLIKNDFDIDLKMLAYTPQIQAKLNQLKSSYKDYSSMEKSILPSIKILGKIDGNDENINESFKFLILGGNVVIDLPFLDFYRVKQNVKISELAYTAKLIEYKDALEKTIHEFKLCYENDKYYASLLNLVKEINTNQAKITQLYLEKYELGRSELKDYLDADALLINSLQELKRAKLAWLKNSNLYHSIVLISK, encoded by the coding sequence ATGAGAATATTTTTATTAGTTTTTTTTATTTTATTTTTTAATGCTTGTGTTGGGGTTAAACTAGAACAAATTAATCAAGAAAAAATTCAAAATGAAAAATTTGAAGAATTTAATGCAAGTAAGCCTTGGTGGGAAAAATATAACAACAAAGAATTAAATTATTTATTACAAGCTATTATAGATAATAATAAAGATATTAATTTAGCTAGAATAAATCTTTTAAGTTCTTTGTCAAAATATAAACTTTTAAAATTAGATTTTTACCCAACACTAAGTGGAAATTTAGGAGCTAATATACGAAAAAATTTAAATAGTGGTTTAAGTAATCATGATTTTTCTAATGGAATTATGTTAAATTATGAGCTTGATATATATGGTAAAATTTCAGATCAAATTTCTTCTTCTATGTTTTTAGCTAAGGCTAGCGAGTATGAATTACAAAAACTAAAACTTGATGTTGTTAATATTGCTATTAATTCTATTTTTGAGCTTATTTATTTTAATGATGTAGATATTTTACTCAATAATCATCTTAAAAATCTTGAGCAAATGCTAGAAATATATACTGCTAAGTTAGATTATGGCAAAGCAGAATATATTGATCTTTTAAATATTAAAAAATCACTATTAAATACTAAGCAAAATATTATTAGCAATCTTCAAAATAAAGAAGAAATTTATAAAAATTTAAAAGATTTATTAGGAGGAAAAAACACCGCATTAATTGATAAAATGCTTCATTATAGTTTAGATGACTTTACTTTGATAAAAAATGATTTTGATATTGATTTAAAAATGTTAGCCTATACTCCACAAATTCAAGCAAAACTTAATCAGTTAAAATCTTCATACAAGGATTATTCTAGTATGGAAAAAAGTATCTTACCAAGTATTAAAATACTTGGCAAGATAGATGGAAATGATGAAAATATAAATGAGAGTTTTAAATTTTTAATTTTAGGAGGAAATGTTGTTATAGATTTACCTTTTTTAGATTTTTATAGAGTAAAGCAAAATGTAAAAATTTCAGAACTTGCTTATACAGCAAAACTTATAGAATACAAAGATGCTTTAGAAAAAACTATACATGAATTTAAACTATGTTACGAAAATGACAAATATTATGCTTCATTGTTAAATTTAGTAAAAGAAATCAATACTAATCAAGCAAAAATTACACAGCTTTATCTAGAAAAATACGAACTAGGACGCAGCGAGTTGAAAGATTATCTTGATGCGGATGCTTTATTGATTAATTCTTTGCAAGAATTAAAAAGAGCTAAATTAGCATGGCTTAAAAATTCAAATTTATATCATAGCATCGTCTTGATTTCTAAGTGA
- a CDS encoding 1-aminocyclopropane-1-carboxylate deaminase encodes MIASRIDVLKYKDFEFLLKRDDLLGYINGNKARKLALFEKNKHLFKKGQRFISFGSSQSNALVALAKFCYENDFSLIFVCEKMSSFLKENPHGNLEFALKHDVELIENVNYSTRRLQALALKKEDDIFIEEGVAIKEAEFGYKQLALELNEQINENVSIFLPSGTGTSAAFLAKHSKFKVFTCACVGDSAYLKEQILTLEPNYDFSNLTILNPPKKYHFAKPYLEFYELYEDLKKECGVEFDLLYDMVGFKTLLAYKEQINEKILYIHQGGLEGNISMLKRYEYKLKNAKIKNH; translated from the coding sequence TTGATAGCAAGTAGAATTGATGTTTTAAAATATAAAGATTTTGAATTTTTACTCAAAAGAGATGATTTATTAGGTTATATCAATGGAAATAAGGCTAGAAAACTAGCCTTATTTGAAAAAAACAAACATTTATTTAAAAAAGGACAAAGATTTATTTCTTTTGGTTCTTCTCAAAGCAATGCTTTGGTTGCTTTGGCAAAATTTTGTTATGAAAATGATTTTTCGCTTATTTTTGTTTGTGAAAAAATGAGTTCTTTTTTAAAAGAAAATCCTCATGGAAATTTAGAATTTGCATTAAAACATGATGTTGAGTTGATAGAAAATGTAAATTATTCTACAAGAAGATTACAAGCTTTAGCTTTAAAAAAAGAGGATGATATTTTTATAGAAGAGGGCGTGGCTATTAAAGAAGCTGAATTTGGTTATAAACAATTAGCCTTAGAGCTTAATGAGCAGATAAATGAAAATGTAAGTATTTTTTTACCATCAGGCACAGGAACTTCTGCAGCTTTTTTAGCTAAACATAGTAAATTTAAAGTTTTTACATGTGCTTGTGTAGGAGATAGTGCGTATTTAAAAGAACAAATTTTAACTTTAGAGCCAAATTATGATTTTAGCAATTTAACCATACTAAATCCACCTAAAAAATATCATTTTGCTAAGCCTTATTTGGAATTTTATGAGCTTTATGAAGATTTAAAAAAAGAATGTGGAGTGGAGTTTGATTTGCTTTATGATATGGTAGGTTTTAAAACTTTACTAGCCTATAAAGAACAAATTAATGAAAAAATCTTATATATCCATCAAGGAGGCCTTGAAGGAAATATAAGCATGCTAAAGCGTTATGAGTATAAATTAAAAAATGCCAAAATAAAAAATCACTAA
- the fbaA gene encoding class II fructose-bisphosphate aldolase, which produces MGILDLVKPGVLSGDDLNIVYNHAKKEGFAIPAVNVVGTNSINAVLESAKKVNSPVIIQFSNGGAKFVAGKACPKADVFGAISGAKHVHLMAKAYGVPVILHTDHAARKLLPWIDALLEANIEFKKETGKPLFSSHMIDLSEEDLESNLNTCENYLKQMSELGISLELELGCTGGEEDGVDNTNIDNAKLYTQPEDVALAYERLSKISDRFSIAASFGNVHGVYKPGNVVLRPEILKNSQNYVKEKFNLSEEKPINFVFHGGSGSDIEDIKAALSYGVIKMNIDTDTQWAFWDGVREYELKNKAYLQGQIGNPEGDDKPNKKYYDPRVWLRAGEESMIKRLECAFSDLNCIDRN; this is translated from the coding sequence ATGGGTATTTTAGATCTTGTTAAACCAGGCGTATTAAGTGGCGATGATCTAAATATTGTTTATAATCATGCAAAAAAAGAAGGTTTTGCTATCCCTGCGGTAAATGTCGTGGGGACAAATTCTATAAATGCTGTTTTAGAAAGCGCTAAAAAAGTTAATTCTCCTGTAATTATCCAATTTTCAAATGGAGGAGCTAAATTTGTAGCAGGAAAAGCTTGCCCAAAAGCTGATGTATTTGGCGCAATAAGTGGTGCTAAACATGTGCATTTAATGGCTAAAGCTTATGGAGTTCCGGTGATTTTACACACAGATCATGCTGCTAGAAAATTACTTCCTTGGATTGATGCATTGCTTGAAGCAAATATTGAGTTTAAAAAAGAAACAGGTAAGCCTTTGTTTAGTTCTCATATGATTGATTTAAGTGAAGAGGATTTAGAAAGCAATCTAAACACTTGTGAAAATTATTTAAAACAAATGTCTGAGCTTGGAATCTCTTTAGAATTAGAACTTGGTTGCACAGGTGGAGAAGAAGATGGGGTAGATAATACCAATATCGACAATGCAAAATTATACACTCAGCCTGAAGATGTAGCTTTAGCTTATGAAAGATTATCTAAGATTAGTGATAGATTTTCAATCGCAGCTAGTTTTGGGAATGTTCATGGGGTTTATAAACCAGGAAATGTAGTTTTAAGACCAGAAATTCTTAAAAATTCTCAAAATTATGTAAAAGAAAAATTCAATCTTAGTGAAGAAAAACCTATTAATTTTGTTTTTCATGGTGGTAGCGGTAGTGATATAGAAGATATTAAAGCAGCACTTAGCTATGGCGTGATTAAGATGAATATTGATACAGATACACAATGGGCTTTTTGGGATGGTGTTAGAGAGTATGAGCTTAAAAATAAAGCTTATTTGCAAGGTCAAATTGGCAATCCAGAAGGTGATGATAAACCAAATAAAAAATACTACGATCCTAGAGTATGGCTTAGAGCGGGCGAAGAGAGTATGATTAAGCGTTTAGAATGTGCATTTAGCGACTTAAATTGTATAGATAGAAACTAA
- a CDS encoding MotA/TolQ/ExbB proton channel family protein, whose protein sequence is MEVKTTDDFSDLVLPEGKGSTGIIAYFKIIFIPTLLYIFVILGYFGKIDFKVELHSVVMIGVIYLIALIFARHSADYASSIFEQQKDEFKLVLKRYIMRHFLAIGKETKSNASFDEFAYAYVKDLRNENFASVGAAIFPMLGILGTFISIAMSMPNFNSSDTAGLEQEISVLLNGVGTAFYVSIYGIFLALWWIFFEKYGNSKFQKLLNRQKNATSDFFWSKEEIDRKYLQESLKHFEKIGTIFEHVSNEEFFKELDNTIDRKFKVFQELVNAEEKAVKLSSEHVKQTMSDLSKTQREQKDIVKIYSEIANAVNMLNSNVKDLTLRISEQYNRLLDISSNKITHLDKSVNLLDDKIENFSNNIEKYQNLMLENQAKLFEGFRASIIEGMHTFKEAYEEEKSIDEKISLMQEFKEESKELDEQTTQVIAKLENQKEDEKIDDKK, encoded by the coding sequence ATGGAAGTTAAAACAACAGATGATTTTTCTGATCTTGTATTGCCTGAGGGAAAAGGCAGCACGGGGATTATTGCTTATTTTAAGATTATTTTTATTCCGACTTTATTATATATTTTTGTAATTTTAGGGTATTTTGGCAAAATAGATTTTAAGGTTGAATTGCATAGTGTTGTTATGATAGGAGTGATTTATTTAATAGCTTTGATTTTTGCAAGACATAGTGCTGATTATGCTTCTAGTATTTTTGAACAACAAAAAGATGAATTTAAACTTGTATTAAAACGCTATATTATGAGACATTTTTTAGCTATAGGTAAGGAAACTAAATCCAATGCTAGTTTTGATGAATTTGCTTATGCTTATGTTAAAGATTTAAGGAATGAAAATTTTGCTTCAGTAGGAGCTGCTATTTTTCCTATGCTTGGAATTTTAGGAACTTTTATAAGTATAGCTATGTCTATGCCAAATTTTAATTCTAGTGACACAGCAGGATTAGAGCAAGAAATTTCAGTTTTATTAAATGGAGTAGGAACGGCTTTTTATGTTTCTATTTATGGAATTTTCTTAGCACTTTGGTGGATTTTTTTTGAAAAATATGGTAATAGCAAATTTCAAAAATTATTAAATCGTCAAAAAAATGCAACAAGTGATTTTTTTTGGTCCAAAGAAGAAATTGATAGAAAATACCTTCAAGAAAGTCTAAAGCATTTTGAAAAAATAGGAACAATTTTTGAACATGTTAGTAATGAAGAATTTTTTAAAGAATTAGATAACACTATAGATAGAAAATTTAAAGTATTTCAAGAACTTGTTAATGCTGAAGAAAAAGCTGTAAAACTTAGTAGCGAACATGTAAAACAAACTATGAGTGATTTGTCTAAAACTCAAAGAGAACAAAAAGATATAGTTAAAATTTACTCTGAAATTGCAAATGCGGTAAATATGTTAAATTCTAATGTAAAAGATCTTACACTTAGAATTTCAGAGCAATATAACAGACTTTTAGATATTAGTTCAAATAAAATTACTCATTTAGATAAAAGTGTAAATTTGCTTGATGATAAAATTGAGAATTTTTCAAATAATATAGAAAAATATCAAAATCTTATGTTAGAAAATCAAGCTAAACTTTTTGAGGGCTTTAGAGCAAGTATTATAGAGGGTATGCATACTTTTAAAGAAGCTTATGAAGAAGAAAAGAGCATAGATGAGAAAATTTCTTTAATGCAAGAATTTAAAGAAGAAAGTAAAGAGTTAGATGAGCAAACTACGCAAGTTATTGCAAAGCTTGAAAATCAAAAAGAAGATGAAAAAATAGATGATAAAAAATAG
- a CDS encoding OmpA family protein translates to MIKNSQNNEENNFWIAYADLMAGLLFIFILLIGAIVVKYVLTQSDLQIIKENLQKQEERLRENKEELSQKEDILKNLSQKLTNTSSTLDNVNKQKQALEANITKLNQDLNSSLDEKDQQIFSLLERLNKKDEEIKELERNFDEAKTKIKELGLIKENTIKNLQAKFDTNITLDSNSGAIVLPSEVLFDTNSFTLKAHAKENLKTILTQYFDSILKDENILNSIENIVIEGHTDSAGSYIYNLDLSQKRAYAVMSFIHSFYKDPRLQKLLMASGRSYSDVIMKDGKEDKEASRRIEIKFNINTNNALEKVEKYLDSK, encoded by the coding sequence ATGATAAAAAATAGCCAAAATAACGAAGAAAATAATTTTTGGATTGCTTATGCAGATTTAATGGCGGGCTTGCTTTTTATATTTATATTGTTAATTGGAGCTATAGTTGTTAAGTATGTTTTAACCCAAAGTGATTTGCAAATCATAAAAGAAAATTTACAAAAACAAGAAGAACGCTTAAGAGAAAACAAAGAAGAATTAAGTCAAAAAGAAGATATTCTAAAAAATCTTAGTCAAAAATTAACTAATACCTCAAGCACACTTGATAATGTTAATAAACAAAAACAGGCTTTAGAGGCTAATATAACTAAATTAAATCAAGACTTAAATTCAAGCTTAGATGAAAAAGATCAGCAAATTTTTTCCTTGCTTGAAAGATTAAATAAAAAAGATGAAGAAATCAAAGAATTAGAGCGTAATTTTGATGAAGCAAAAACTAAAATCAAAGAATTAGGTTTAATCAAAGAAAATACCATTAAAAACCTTCAGGCTAAATTTGATACCAATATTACTTTAGATTCTAATTCAGGTGCTATAGTTTTGCCTTCTGAAGTGCTTTTTGATACAAATTCTTTTACTTTAAAAGCACATGCTAAAGAAAATTTAAAAACTATATTAACGCAGTATTTTGATAGTATTTTAAAAGATGAAAATATCTTAAATAGCATAGAAAATATAGTCATAGAAGGACATACAGATAGTGCAGGTTCTTATATATATAATCTTGATTTATCACAAAAAAGAGCTTATGCTGTGATGAGTTTTATACACTCATTTTATAAAGATCCAAGATTACAAAAGCTTTTAATGGCAAGTGGTAGGTCTTATTCTGATGTGATTATGAAAGATGGTAAAGAAGATAAAGAAGCAAGCCGTAGAATAGAGATTAAATTTAATATCAATACAAATAATGCTTTAGAAAAGGTTGAAAAATACCTTGATAGCAAGTAG